The stretch of DNA TCGTCTACATGCTGACCGACGAGGCCGGGCGCAAGCAGGTCCTTCTCTCGCTGCTCGCGGCGGCGTTCGTGGTCGTCTTCTCTCTCGTACGCGAGAAGGTCCGGCCCCGCGACGCCGCAGAGGCGAGTGCCGAGACCGACACGGTCGACACCGACACGGTCGACGCCTAGCCGGTCCCGTCCGACGGTGGCGCGGTCGACGTGCCCGCCACCGTCGGCGGAGGCGTGCTCGGTCCCGGCGGCCCGCCGCCGCCCGGATCGCGCGCCGTGAAGAACATGACGGCCGCCACGGCGGCCGCGACAAGCAGCACCACGGCGGTCAGCACATGCGGCCGCCAATCGGCCCGGGGCCGGTCACCGGGCCCGCGCCATGACGGCGTGGGCCTCGCGAGCACCGCCCGCAGCGCCTCCTCCACCGCGTCCAGGTCCGGTCGCGCCGCCGGGTCCTTGGCCAGGAGCGCCGAGAGGAGCGGGCGTAACCCGCTTGGTTCCGGCGGCAGTTCGGGCGCCTCGTGCAGGACCGCGACCAGCGTGTTCAGGGCCGAAGTGCGGGCGAACGGCGAGCTGCCCCGCAGCGCCGTGCAGAGCGTCGCCCCCAGGGACCAGAGGTCGGACGGCGGCCCCTGCCCGGCCCCGGAGACCCGCTCGGGAGCCATGTACTCGGGCGAGCCCACCAGCATCCCCGTCTGCGTGAGGCGGCCCGAGTCCTGGAGCGCCGCGATGCCGAAGTCCGTGAGGACGACCCGGCCGGCAGGTCCTCCCTGGCCGAGCAGGACGTTCTCCGGCTTGATGTCACGGTGCACGACACCCGCCGCGTGCACCCTCCGCAGCGCCGCCACCAGGGCGAGGCCGACGCGCGCCGCCGCGTGCTCGTCCAGGGGCCCCTCGTCGTCGACGTACCGGGCGAGCGAGCGGGCGTCGACCAGCTCCATGACGATCCAGAGGCGGCCGTCCTCCTCGACGACGTCATAGACGCGTACGACACCGGGGTGATCGATCCGCGCGCTGGCCCGCGCCTCGCGCAGCGCGCGTTCTCTGCGGACGCGCCCTTCCTCCGTCTCGGGGCCTTCGAAGGCCCCCTCGACCCGCATCTCCTTCACCGCCACGCGGCGGTCGAGGAGTTCGTCGGCCGCGCGCCAGACGCGGCCCATGCCGCCCTGGCCGATGACGTCGAGCAGGCGATAACGGCCCGCCACCACGCGAAGCTCCGGCATGGGTTCACCCCCAACCTCCTTTCATGACAGCACCTCGGCAGAGGTCCGGAAAACTTGACGGCGGATGTCAGGTTTTACGGGGAGGCTCTGACGCGTCAGCAGCCCTTCTTTCAGCAGCACTTCTTGGAGGATCACCGTGGACTTCACCGCTCAGCGACTCGTCTTCCGGCCCGGCGACGACGGGTACGACGAGGAGATCTCCGGATTCCAGACCGGTTTCACGCAGCGGCCCGCGATCGTGTTCGCGGCCGAGAGCGCCGATGACGTCGTCGCCGCCGTGTCGTACGCCGCGGACGCGGGGCTGCCCGTCGGCGTCCAGGCCACCGGGCACGGGCTTCCGGGGTCCTCGGAGGGCGGCGTGCTGATCAG from Streptomyces sp. BA2 encodes:
- a CDS encoding serine/threonine-protein kinase is translated as MPELRVVAGRYRLLDVIGQGGMGRVWRAADELLDRRVAVKEMRVEGAFEGPETEEGRVRRERALREARASARIDHPGVVRVYDVVEEDGRLWIVMELVDARSLARYVDDEGPLDEHAAARVGLALVAALRRVHAAGVVHRDIKPENVLLGQGGPAGRVVLTDFGIAALQDSGRLTQTGMLVGSPEYMAPERVSGAGQGPPSDLWSLGATLCTALRGSSPFARTSALNTLVAVLHEAPELPPEPSGLRPLLSALLAKDPAARPDLDAVEEALRAVLARPTPSWRGPGDRPRADWRPHVLTAVVLLVAAAVAAVMFFTARDPGGGGPPGPSTPPPTVAGTSTAPPSDGTG